In Nicotiana tabacum cultivar K326 chromosome 19, ASM71507v2, whole genome shotgun sequence, one DNA window encodes the following:
- the LOC107780609 gene encoding mediator of RNA polymerase II transcription subunit 19a, which yields MDPDSKSFGRGPRELAGAVDLISHFKLLPHHEFFCKRSLPLSISDTHYLHNVVGDTEIRKGEGMQLDQLIQETSLSRETSSRIQPFDLDVLGEAFQLREAAPVVLPPSEKGVPTVAGKSKSESKDKDKKHKKHKDKDKEKDKEHKKHKHRHKDRSKDKDKEKKRDKSGHHDSGADHSKKHHEKKRKHDGEDLNDVHKHKRSKHKSSKIDEIGAIKVAG from the exons ATGGATCCTGATAGCAAGAGTTTTGGAAGAG GGCCCAGAGAACTTGCAGGTGCTGTGGATCTTATCAGTCACTTCAAATTGTTGCCTCATCACGAGTTCTTCTGCAAGAGGTCACTTCCGTTGTCTATTTCAGATACTCACTATCTTCACAATGTGGTGGGAGACACAGAAATTAGGAAAGGGGAAGGGATGCAGTTGGATCAGCTTATACAGGAAACTTCCTTGTCAAGAGAGACGAGTTCCCGCATCCAGCCATTTGACCTAGATGTTCTTGGAGAAGCTTTTCAACTACGTGAAGCGGCTCCAGTTGTTCTGCCTCCT TCTGAGAAAGGCGTCCCAACTGTAGCTGGAAAATCTAAAAGTGAGTCGAAAGACAAGGATAAGAAGCATAAAAAGCACAAAGATAAGGACAAGGAGAAGGACAAAGAGCATAAGAAACACAAACATCGGCATAAAGATCGAAGCAAAGACAAGgataaagagaaaaagagagataaaAGTGGTCATCATGATTCTGGTGCTGATCATTCGAAGAAACATCATGAGAAG AAAAGGAAGCATGATGGAGAGGATCTTAATGACGTTCACAAACACAAGAGAAGCAAG CACAAGAGCTCAAAGATTGATGAGATTGGTGCAATAAAGGTAGCCGGCTGA